GTCTGGTTTGGTGGATATGGGGCGCTCGCACGCGAGAAGCCCCCCCAAGTATAAGGAAGGTGGCATAACTGTTCGCGGCAGGTAGCCATACCGGAATCAATTCGGATTTGACCTTTTCTCTCAGCGATTACCTCTAGTGTCTGCCATAGCCGGTCGGCCGGATCGAGAGAGTCGTAAGTGCTTTTAGGGTATTCTGTGGGTGCTGACCACCGGAGCTCGCCGGAAAGATTTACCATCCATTCTCCCGCTCAATCCGACTGATCAGGCCCCGTAAATATTGCCGGGCACGAGCCCGCACATCTTTGCGGGAAAACCGCGAGCCAATCCGCTCGGCGGGAGCCTCCGGTTCCCGCGCCCACTGAATGATATCCTCAACCAGTACCATGCGTGTTGACCTGCAATCAAATAACTGAGCAATTGGCAATGAGAAGAAGGGGGTAGAATCCGGTCGTCAGATTTTTGAGAATGGCGACCATGAAGAAGGCACAGTTTACGGACTAGCAGATTGCTTTTGCGCTGAAGCAGGCCGAGACAGGAACTCCGATCGAGAAGGTCTGTCGCAAGATCGGTGTGAGCCAGCAGACGTTTTACCGCTGGAAGAAAAAGTTTGTGGGATTGGGCGTTGAAGAGTTGCGCCGGTTGAGGCAGCTCGAAGAGGAGAACATGCGATTGAAGTCTCTGGTCGCCGACCTGAGCCTCGATAAGCAGATTCTGCAGGGCATCCTAGCAAAAAAGGCTCTGAAGCCTGCCCGCGTTCGTGAATGTGTTGAAGGAGCGAGAGCATGCTACCGAATCAGCGAGCGTCGAGCTTGCAGGTTGGTGAGTCTGGCTCGTTCGAGTCATCATTACAGATCCACGAAGGATGCGCAGGCCGCTCTGAGAATGCGGGGCCAGGAAGTTGTCGCGGCCCTGGAGCGATTAGCCATGAATCGGGCGCTGCCCAAATCGATTCGCGTGGACAACGGACCGGAGTTTACGTCGAAGGTCCTGGATCAGTGGGCGTATGTCAATGGGGTGACGCTCGACTTCAGCAGGCCCGGAAAGCCTAAAGATAATGCCTTCATCGAGCCCTTCAATGGCAGCATCCGAGCGGAATGCCTGAACGAAAACTGGTTCTTATCTTTGGAAGATGCTCAGGAGAAGATAGTATCCTGGCGAGTGGACTACAACGAGCACCGCCCCCATAGCGTTCGGGGCAACCTGGTCCCCAAGGATTTCGCTTCATCTGGCCAGGCCAGCCTGGCCAGATGAAGGCCAGAAGTTTTCAAAATGGTTGGTACAGATTCCGGGAGCAGATCAGTGACCGACATGATTTGAATGTCCATATGATCTAGCAGGTTGCTGCAAAACTATTTTGACATCAAAAGCGGGGTCTGAGATTTCGTTTTCGTGATGCTTCTGTTCGACAGGTTGTCACTTGAACGCCGAAAATGGCGAATTCAGATTGCTTCAATTCGGCCGCTTCGACTTTTGCAGCAACCTGCTAGTACTACAGCTGTACTTCCCTAATCTGCGGGAATGTTCTACCTTCTGACGGGTCTGTCAGGAGGACACACATGGTATTGGTTGAGGATGTCGTTCAGTGGGCGCGGGAGCTGGAGGTTGCGGCCGAGCGGATCGGCTCGCGGTTTTCCCGCAAAGACGTGCGGGCTCGTGCCGGACAATATTTGCGGGGCCTGATCAGTCGGGTTGAACGCAAGAATGGATGGCAACTGGCGGAAGAACTTGGCGAGAGCGCTCCCACCAATATTCAGCACTTCGTAGCCCGCGCCGAGTGGAGTGCCGATGAAGTCCGTGATGATCTCCAGCAGTACGTGATCGAGCATCTGGGAGCCAGCAATGGAATTCTCATCGTCGATGAAACCGGCTTTCTCAAGAAGGGGATCAAATCGGTTGGTGTCAAACGCCAGTATTCGGGCACGGCGGGTCGAATCGAGAACTGTCAGATCCGCGTCTTCCTGGCCTACCGGAGTGATGCGGGGCACGCCCTGATCGCTCGCGCGTTGTAAGTTCCCCAAGAGTGGACTGAGGACATGGCTCGTCGCCATGAGGCCAAGGTGCCGGATTCGGTGGAGTTCGCGACGAAGCCACAACTGGCGCGTCAGATGCTTCAAAACGCTCTCGTGGCTGGCGTGCCGGCCCGCTGGGTCACAGTCGACGAAGTGTACGGTTCGGACTCGAAATTCCGGCATCTCTGCGAAGAACACGGACTCGGATACGTGGTCGCGATCTCCTCGGGAACACAGTTGTTCTGGAACGGGGTGCGCGCAAGAGTCAGCCAACATGCGAGCAGAATTCCTGCGGGAAAGTGGCGAACGCTCTCTTGCGGAGCCGGCGCCAAAGGCGAGCGACTGTACGAATGGGCGTGGCTTTCCTGGCCGCATGCGGAGAACGGCCGCTTCACTCGCGGGCTGCTGGTGCGTCGGTCTTTGAGCGACCCGGAGGATCTGGCTTACTACTACACCTTTAGCCCGAAACGGACTCCACTCTCGCGCCTGGTGGAGATTGCCGGAAGTCGCTGGGCAATTGAAGAATGCTTTGAGCAGAGCAAACAGGAAACGGGTTTGGACGAATACGAAGTCCGTTCGTGGCATGGCTGGTATCGGCACATCACGCTCTCGATGCTGGCTCACGCGACCCTGTCGGTGATCCGCTCCCGACAAGGCGGTGAACCTCTCAAAAAAGCGACCAGTCCCTGATTCCGCTGACGGTTCCCGAAGTCCGCCGACTGCTGGTGGAGATTGCCTTCAAGCAGGCCGCCCCTGCCGATCGTGCGATCATCTGGTCAATCTGGCGGCGACATCATCAACGCGTGGCACAACAGTGTCACTATCGAAAGCGGGACCACGCCCCTCCTGATCGATAAAGTGCAACTGTAGTACTAGGGTAAACAATGAGGTTAACGAAATTACTGGGATCGCGACGAGCGTGGGGGCAGAGTGGCCGAGCCCATGTTATGATCGTAATGGAAATATGAGCATAATTCCGGGTGCCAGTGCATCCGGCCTCGATTGGGCTCAATTTACTTCTGTCGAGTGGAAGGCGTTTACATCGGACGAATGGGGAGGATTTGAAGCGATTGAGGCCTCTACTGCCGGATATGACGCTTGGAATCGGCTGGTCAAGGCCGTCGATGGCGGCATAACGATAAAGTACTCCTATGATGGGCTGGGCAGGCTGGTGCTCCGTTCGGTCGATGAGGGCGGTTTTCAGTCCGTTCGTCATGTCTATTTCACTCAATCGACGACTTGGCAAGTGCTCGAAGAGCGCCGTGAAGAATCGAGCCCTCCTCAGCTGCAGTATATTTGGGGGCTTCGGTATATTGACGAGTTGATCACGCGCGAGCGAATTGGTGTGGCGAGTAGGGAAAGGCAGTATGCAATTCAAGATGCTAGCTGGAACGTTGTGGCGGTTGTTGGCGTCGATGGTCAGACGCTAGAGAGGATGGTCTATTCCGGTTATGGGATACCGCGGTGGTTATCGCCAGGATATATCGAGTTATCGTACAGCGAGATTGATTGGCTAATGTTGTACCGGGCGCGGGATTTTGAATATGCGATCGGGGTGTATAGTGGTCGTTATCGGGGGTATTCTCCCCGGTTCGAAAGATGGCTGCAGCGTGATGCTCTCGGTTATGTTGATGGCATGAATTTGTATGCGGCAACATTCGTGCCTAATAATGTTGATCCCTCGGGTGGCAAGTGTATAGTGTCCACGCATTGCTATCAAGTAGTGCCGGGGGGTATCACTGTGGAGTAACTGTTGAAGCCGACGTTGACATGGATGGCGATGGTATCCTCGATGATTATGTATGGGTAGATGGTGGTCCAACGGAAGATCCTGTGTATCCTTTGAATGATCCGGATATCGTGGTGACGATAACGCCTATTGGTACGGGGCCGGGGCGAAGAGGTGTGGGGCCTATAAAGGACTGGAGCAGTAGCTCGGGGGTTGAGTATCCGGATAACGTGTGCGAATGTATTGAGGACTATACGGACACTGTCAATAAAAGTGCTTACGAGTATAGTACGTTGGGGACGAATAGCAATTGGACATATGGGTGCTTCAGTATGGAGTGTGGTTTCAATTCAGATCGTTCCCAGACGGGTCGTACGCCAGGCTACAACGCTCAATGTGAAGTTGGGACGAAGTGGGTTAGTATGTATTCCGCTTCTTCAAACTGCACTGTTCAGGTTGAGGTACCGGTATACGGTCGATGTCCTTGTCCCTAATGTGTGACGCAAAGTCTCGTAGTGTTGGGGGGAAGTCGTGTATTATTACGATATGTGTTACTTGATAGCTCAAGTCGTGTATTTGATTATCTCTGTTCCGTTGGTGGTCTATTGCCGTTCTGGCCACGACAGTTGGCGGTGGTTTGCGTTGCCCGTCGCGTTGAATGTCGTTTTTCTAGCCTTTTTTGGGTCATCGCTGCTGGAGTGGGACGTCGGGTTTGCTTTAGAACCAGTTTCATAACCGTTTGAGGATAGTGAACAGGCAGGCGAGTTGCCAGAAGCCTTCAAAGAGGTGAGCGTGGTATTCCCAGCGGATGTTGAGCCTGCGGTAATTGCTCAACCAGGCAAATGTCCGTTCGATTCGGTAGCGGAGATCGTAGTAGCGTTGGTCACGGGAGTTGAGTCGGCGGGCGTGCTGCTCATTTCTCCTTCGCCGGTAGGTAGCAATGAGGCGAGGTCCGTAGAGCCAGACCCGACGCCGCAGACGCCTGGAGTCGGCGGCCGTGTCGTAGATGAACCGCCGGGCTCGCATCACCCAGCGGAGCGAGCCTCGGAGCAATGGTTCGATCAGATTGACATCATGCGGAGAAGCACTGTGGACCTGCAGGCCCAGAGGCAGACCATGAGCATCGGTGAGCAGCATGACCTTCGAGCCTTTGCCGCTCTTGGTTTTGCCAACCTTCAGGCCCCTTTTTTGGCAGGACAAAACGTGGCGTCGCCCAAGAGCGTTGTCGTATCCAGCCCGTCGATCTGCCGGCACAACTCCAGAATCGATGTCCACGCCAGTAGAAAGGCGCCGGATTCGGTCCAGTGTTTGAACCGTCGCCAGCAGGTTGTGTAAGAAGGATAATGGGATGGTAAATCTTTCCAGCGGGCTCCGGTGGTTAACACCCACAGAATCCCTTCAAAGCACTGGCGGTTGTTGCGTTCTGGCCGGCCTCCTTTGGCGGAAACAGGCTGATTGGGGAAGAAATTTTCAATGAGAAACCAGCAGTCATCGCTGAGAAACGTGGTCGAATCCGTCCTGGATCCTGCCTGGAGACAGGATCGTGGTAACATGTGCAAAACTCCTTTCTGCTGGAGCGAGATGCACATGGCGTGCCCGTTCGATGTTCACTGAGAACGGGTTGTGAAACTGGTTCTAGTTATATTCGCTATGTTTTATGGTCCATGGATAAGTTTGTTGGTGAATATGGTTGTCTTGGCGATTCAATGGTCAAGAGTTCAAAATGTGTATATTTTTACGTCTCTCATGCTTGCGAATTTCGGATTGAGTGCGTGTGCACTATGGATATCTGTTTCCCATGATATGGTCCATTGAGGGAAACTATGGTGATTGCGGAGGAGAACTCGATACCTGCGACTAGGTCGCTGGATATATCTATGGAACCACGCTGGGATAGTGCGAGGGTGCGAGTTCGCTGCTGAAACGGAAGGAGGTTTATCCGGACTCGGTCAACGGCGAGGACGTGGTGAAGTGTGGCGACCTCCGTCTGCAACAAGTGACGAGCATGGTGGGCTAGTAAGGCACCGTTCACAATTACGAGTTCGACAAAGCGGGCCGGAATGTACAGGAACGGGTGTTTGACCACTTGAATCTCTAAAGACGTGTCTGTAACTCACTAGTGCGAAATGGGCAATCTGGTTAGACTGGTTGCGTCTCATTACTAGAAGGAGTTGCCGATGAGCCTGTCGCTGGTGGTTCGTACGATTCCCATGCCTTCGCGGAAGGATGTGCTTGCTCTTTATCAACAGGGGTTGACTACCTCTGAGGTTACAACGCGGCTGCAGAACTCCCAGGCCTGGGCTCGGCGTGTTCATCAGGAGTTCCGCGAGCAGGGAAAAACACGCAATGCCACGACGTGGCAACGATCGACGAAATGGGCGCCGTGGGCGGAAAAACTGAGCGGCCGTCAACAAGCAGCCGGATATCACGCTCGGGGATTTGGAAGCCAAACGAGAGACCGGTCTGCGAGGTCGATCGCTGCGGGGCACCCGGCTGATCGCTAGAGTTCCCACGCACGACCACTGGAAGACAACTACGTTTGTCGCTGGTTTGAGAGCGGAGGGCTGGGTGGCACCTACGGTGATCGATGGAGCGATCAACTGCGATCTGTTCGTGGCTCATGTAGAACAGCAGCTTTGCCCCGCCTTACGCCCCGGCGACACCGTCGTTCTGGACGATCTCTCCAGTCACAATCGAGCCGAAGCCCGGGAGAAGATTGAGAACGCGGGAGCCGAGATGCTGTTCCTGCGGCCCTACTCGCCGGATCTCAATCCGATCGAGCAAGCGTTTGCGAAACTCAAAGCGCTGCTTCGACGCAGCGGTCGCCGCACCATGGAGAGCCTGTGGAACTACTGCGGCAAGGTACTCGACGAGTTCACGCAAGACGACATCGACTACATTCGCCACAGCGGCTGTCGCTGCGCGTAAGTGCAATCTGCTCTGGCATCTTCGCTCATCAATCGAAGCCCAGCCAAATGTCGGGTCGTGATGTCACCTGCAAATCTCGTTCGTAAATTGGCCGATCGACTTCAGTGATTTTGCTGATCTGTCTTTCGTTGCCTCAGCAGGTTTGCAGCTCGCTGCGCGAATTTTTCCCGGTTGTGGGGAATTTGCCGAGGACTACTGTTCTTTTGAATGGATGTGCTTGTGCGAAACGTTTGGATTTGCATGACCTCG
The genomic region above belongs to Rubinisphaera margarita and contains:
- a CDS encoding integrase core domain-containing protein — its product is MAFALKQAETGTPIEKVCRKIGVSQQTFYRWKKKFVGLGVEELRRLRQLEEENMRLKSLVADLSLDKQILQGILAKKALKPARVRECVEGARACYRISERRACRLVSLARSSHHYRSTKDAQAALRMRGQEVVAALERLAMNRALPKSIRVDNGPEFTSKVLDQWAYVNGVTLDFSRPGKPKDNAFIEPFNGSIRAECLNENWFLSLEDAQEKIVSWRVDYNEHRPHSVRGNLVPKDFASSGQASLAR
- a CDS encoding transposase, which translates into the protein MDIDSGVVPADRRAGYDNALGRRHVLSCQKRGLKVGKTKSGKGSKVMLLTDAHGLPLGLQVHSASPHDVNLIEPLLRGSLRWVMRARRFIYDTAADSRRLRRRVWLYGPRLIATYRRRRNEQHARRLNSRDQRYYDLRYRIERTFAWLSNYRRLNIRWEYHAHLFEGFWQLACLFTILKRL
- a CDS encoding transposase, yielding MLPRSCLQAGSRTDSTTFLSDDCWFLIENFFPNQPVSAKGGRPERNNRQCFEGILWVLTTGARWKDLPSHYPSYTTCWRRFKHWTESGAFLLAWTSILELCRQIDGLDTTTLLGDATFCPAKKGA